The proteins below come from a single Nitrospirae bacterium CG2_30_53_67 genomic window:
- a CDS encoding 2-nitropropane dioxygenase has translation MKLPSLKIKNIHVPRPIIQGGMGVGISWDNLAGNVAKNGCIGIVSGVCTGYRYPDFVKTFQGRPLSPANLHHRESLIRIVKRAKEIAEGNGAVGVNILYCITDYGRVVRDAIDAGADLIISGAGIPLRLPEYAGDADIALIPIVSSARVLGIICKSWLRRYNRLPDAVVMEGPKSGGHQGYTFEQCEDPEYALENIFPKVLDEARKWGDFPVIPAGGIWDRADIEKFISKGAAGVQMATRFIGTYECDAPDEFKQVIVNSRKQDIFLMKSPVGYPARGILTPLHHAIKQGSSPKIQCISNCISVCNHGEKSKQVGFCIADRLGDAVWGKVDTGLFFSGSNGWRIKKLVHVKDLIEDLTREVTIPLEAASC, from the coding sequence TTGAAGCTTCCATCGTTGAAAATCAAAAATATCCATGTGCCCCGTCCGATTATCCAGGGAGGGATGGGGGTCGGCATATCCTGGGATAACCTCGCTGGAAACGTGGCTAAAAACGGGTGCATCGGGATCGTCTCAGGGGTCTGCACCGGTTATCGGTATCCCGACTTTGTGAAGACTTTCCAGGGGCGGCCGTTGAGCCCGGCCAATCTGCACCATCGCGAATCCCTGATCCGGATTGTCAAACGAGCCAAGGAGATCGCCGAGGGGAACGGAGCGGTCGGGGTGAATATCCTGTACTGCATCACGGATTACGGAAGGGTGGTCAGGGATGCGATAGATGCGGGGGCCGATCTGATCATCTCCGGCGCAGGAATCCCGTTGCGTCTTCCCGAATATGCGGGCGATGCGGATATCGCCCTCATTCCCATTGTCTCATCGGCACGGGTTCTCGGCATCATCTGCAAAAGCTGGCTCCGCCGCTACAACCGCCTTCCCGATGCGGTGGTCATGGAAGGACCCAAGTCCGGCGGACACCAGGGATATACGTTTGAGCAGTGTGAAGATCCTGAATACGCTTTAGAAAATATCTTTCCCAAGGTCCTGGACGAGGCCAGGAAATGGGGCGACTTCCCGGTCATCCCTGCGGGCGGGATCTGGGATAGGGCGGATATCGAAAAGTTCATCTCGAAGGGGGCCGCCGGTGTTCAGATGGCCACCCGGTTCATCGGAACCTACGAGTGCGACGCGCCGGATGAATTCAAACAGGTCATCGTAAATTCAAGGAAGCAGGATATTTTCCTGATGAAATCCCCGGTAGGGTATCCTGCAAGAGGCATCCTCACCCCTCTCCACCATGCCATCAAGCAAGGCTCCTCTCCAAAAATCCAGTGCATCTCCAACTGCATCTCGGTCTGCAACCACGGGGAAAAGTCCAAACAGGTGGGCTTTTGCATTGCCGATAGATTAGGCGATGCCGTATGGGGGAAGGTGGATACCGGGCTGTTCTTCTCCGGGAGTAACGGGTGGCGTATTAAAAAACTGGTCCATGTCAAGGATCTCATTGAGGATCTGACCCGGGAAGTCACGATCCCCCTGGAAGCGGCATCCTGTTAG